The Comamonas sp. GB3 AK4-5 genome includes a region encoding these proteins:
- a CDS encoding LuxR C-terminal-related transcriptional regulator, with translation MHALPVLMLTQDAALWQHWQQIASAQWLPARGSTLADLERWKQKNRSLVVLDAALPQLPSWTDSRWAAVVGDVKLLVLSSRPSDEDARQALAVGCCGYAHAYSTLTTLTNILHSIATGNIWMGRSLLQRLLQDVDARLPEPGVQWADQLSRREQEVARLAAMGQSNADIAERLSISERTVRAHLSAIFEKLQVQDRLMLALKVHGIGRGQAA, from the coding sequence ATGCATGCATTGCCTGTCTTGATGCTCACACAAGATGCAGCGCTGTGGCAGCACTGGCAGCAGATCGCCAGTGCGCAATGGCTACCAGCGCGCGGTAGCACTCTGGCGGACCTGGAGCGCTGGAAGCAGAAAAACCGCAGTCTGGTGGTGCTTGACGCTGCCTTGCCACAGCTGCCGAGCTGGACCGATTCTCGCTGGGCAGCGGTGGTGGGAGATGTGAAACTGCTGGTGCTCAGCAGCCGTCCCAGTGACGAGGATGCACGCCAGGCGCTGGCAGTAGGTTGCTGCGGCTATGCCCATGCCTATTCCACGCTGACCACGTTGACCAACATCTTGCACAGCATTGCGACAGGCAATATCTGGATGGGGCGCTCGCTGCTGCAGCGTCTGCTACAGGATGTTGATGCCCGTCTGCCGGAGCCCGGAGTGCAATGGGCGGATCAGCTGTCACGGCGAGAGCAGGAGGTGGCGCGCTTGGCCGCGATGGGGCAAAGCAATGCGGATATCGCCGAGCGCTTGTCCATCAGTGAGCGCACTGTACGCGCCCATTTGTCGGCCATTTTTGAAAAGCTGCAGGTGCAGGACCGCTTGATGTTGGCCCTCAAGGTGCATGGCATTGGCCGGGGGCAAGCGGCGTAA
- a CDS encoding HlyD family type I secretion periplasmic adaptor subunit, giving the protein MKQNKLNLKDRLRQGLNWLMEGSEAVSQHNAADFAADAQWATAQQQARGSRLLIWLALAVVLVLVLWASLGHIDEVVRGQGKVVPSRQVQVVQSLDGGVVEEILVRPGQRVEEGQVLLRIDPTRYSSSLGENKADTLSLKAKAARLEALASGEILQMPEEVQTAAPKLAEMERRVWESRTQEFNTTINIARDQLRQRQQELRETLANRDQASSSCSLTSEELAVTRPLLKSGAVSEVDLLRLQRDVARFCGEAKAASAQSDRIRAAIQEAEKKIQEAELNVRNQARVELAETRAKLSNLEQGQVALEDRVKLAEVRAPVRGTVNTLMANTVGGVVQPGKDILDIVPLDDTLLLEVQINPRDIGFLHYGQKAEVKFTAYDFAIYGGLPGVVEQIGANTITDEKGNSFYIGKVRTDRTNVGDDSRPIIPGMQAEVHILTGKRTLMQYLLKPILRAKSNAFTER; this is encoded by the coding sequence ATGAAGCAGAACAAACTCAATCTGAAAGACCGTCTGCGCCAGGGCCTGAATTGGCTGATGGAAGGCAGCGAAGCAGTCAGCCAGCACAACGCCGCCGACTTTGCCGCCGATGCGCAATGGGCAACTGCCCAGCAGCAGGCCAGGGGCTCGCGTCTGCTGATCTGGCTGGCATTGGCCGTCGTGTTGGTGCTGGTGCTGTGGGCCAGTCTGGGGCATATCGACGAGGTCGTGCGCGGTCAGGGCAAGGTGGTGCCTTCGCGCCAGGTGCAGGTGGTGCAAAGCCTGGACGGTGGTGTCGTGGAAGAGATTCTGGTACGCCCTGGTCAGCGAGTCGAAGAAGGTCAGGTGCTGCTGCGCATCGATCCCACACGCTACAGCTCCTCGCTGGGCGAAAACAAAGCTGACACGCTGTCCCTGAAGGCCAAGGCCGCACGCCTGGAGGCATTGGCTTCGGGCGAGATATTGCAAATGCCGGAAGAGGTGCAAACAGCCGCCCCCAAGCTGGCGGAGATGGAGCGCCGTGTCTGGGAAAGCCGCACGCAGGAGTTCAACACCACCATCAATATTGCACGCGACCAGTTGCGGCAACGGCAACAGGAGCTGCGAGAAACGCTGGCCAACCGTGACCAGGCCTCTTCCAGCTGCAGCTTGACGTCGGAAGAGCTGGCTGTGACCCGGCCTTTGCTCAAGAGCGGCGCTGTGTCGGAAGTGGATCTGTTGCGCCTGCAGCGTGATGTGGCCCGCTTTTGCGGCGAAGCCAAGGCGGCCAGTGCGCAGAGCGACCGCATCCGTGCAGCCATTCAAGAGGCAGAAAAGAAAATTCAGGAGGCCGAGCTCAATGTGCGCAACCAAGCACGCGTGGAACTGGCTGAGACCCGTGCCAAGCTCAGCAATCTGGAGCAAGGTCAGGTGGCGCTGGAAGACCGCGTCAAATTGGCCGAGGTGCGTGCGCCTGTGCGCGGCACGGTCAACACGCTGATGGCCAACACGGTCGGCGGAGTGGTACAGCCAGGCAAGGACATTCTGGATATCGTGCCTCTGGACGACACCTTGCTGCTGGAAGTGCAGATCAACCCGCGGGATATCGGTTTTCTGCACTACGGCCAGAAGGCCGAAGTCAAGTTCACTGCGTATGACTTTGCCATCTACGGTGGCTTGCCAGGAGTGGTCGAGCAGATTGGTGCCAACACCATCACCGATGAAAAAGGTAACTCCTTCTACATCGGCAAGGTGCGTACCGATCGCACCAATGTGGGTGATGACTCGCGGCCCATTATTCCGGGCATGCAGGCAGAGGTGCACATCCTGACGGGAAAGCGCACCTTGATGCAGTACCTGCTCAAGCCCATTTTGCGAGCCAAGTCGAACGCCTTCACGGAGCGTTAG
- a CDS encoding type I secretion system permease/ATPase has protein sequence MPPPHVVHDDPLLACLVELTRLHGHPLTAQALSNGLPLVAQRLTPSLLPRAAARAHCTARVVRRDLERLPAALLPAIVLLEGSRAALLLQELADGRLLVQFPESDSPVSMEHAELQAIYSGVICFVRPQFRLEKRSIQAGVEARSSHWFWAVIWENWRLYRDALVAAVLINVFALAMPLFSMNVYDRVVPNNAVETLWVLAIGISLVLLFNFVLTTVRSYVVDTASKRVDVKLSAQIMERVLDLRMEARPASVGSFASNLRSFESVRDFIASASLTTLVDLPFVLLFLAVLAWVSPWMLIPPVVAIVAVLAVSFVAQARMEAMTIKTFQAASQRNGLLVESLTNLEAVKTLNAQSSVQRLWESSTEYLAFMGGKIKLISSATVNFVQTMQQMVSVAVVVIGVYLVQDAALSMGGIIAASMIAGRCLAPLGQVAGLMMQYQNARTSLNSIDNYMKMPVERTQDKEYVSRPSLEGAIEFRNVSFTYPGGKHPVLNNLSFKVAAGERVGIIGRIGSGKSTLEKLVLGLYQPTEGAVLVDGVDVRQIDPSDLRRAIGHVPQDPMLFYGSLKQNLLIGAPYASEEDMLQAARLAGVNEFADQHPDGYDMPIGERGESLSGGQRQSIAVARAMIHDPAVLLLDEPSSNLDNQSEAMLRRRLVDAGSDKTMLLVTHRTALLELVERLIVVDGGKIVADGPKEQVVQALKQGRIGSVAGRA, from the coding sequence ATGCCGCCGCCCCATGTGGTGCATGACGACCCTTTGCTTGCCTGTCTGGTTGAGCTCACCCGCCTTCACGGGCATCCGCTGACCGCACAGGCGCTGAGCAATGGCCTGCCGCTGGTGGCGCAGCGCCTCACGCCTTCTTTGTTACCACGGGCCGCGGCCCGGGCCCATTGCACTGCACGCGTAGTGCGTCGTGATCTGGAGCGTCTGCCCGCCGCTTTGCTGCCAGCCATTGTGTTGCTGGAAGGCAGTCGTGCAGCACTGCTGTTGCAGGAGTTGGCGGATGGCCGCCTCTTGGTGCAGTTCCCCGAATCAGACAGCCCTGTCAGCATGGAGCATGCCGAGCTGCAGGCCATCTATAGCGGTGTGATCTGTTTTGTGCGTCCGCAGTTCAGGTTGGAGAAGCGCTCCATCCAGGCCGGCGTCGAGGCGCGCAGCAGCCACTGGTTCTGGGCTGTGATTTGGGAGAACTGGCGCCTGTATCGGGACGCGCTGGTGGCCGCCGTGCTGATCAATGTGTTCGCATTGGCCATGCCCTTGTTCTCCATGAATGTGTATGACCGGGTGGTGCCCAATAACGCGGTGGAAACCTTGTGGGTGCTGGCCATTGGCATCAGCCTGGTGCTGCTGTTCAACTTTGTGTTGACCACGGTGCGCTCTTATGTGGTGGATACCGCCAGCAAGCGTGTCGATGTCAAATTGTCGGCCCAGATCATGGAGCGTGTGCTGGACCTGCGCATGGAAGCCCGTCCGGCCTCTGTGGGCTCGTTTGCTTCCAATCTTCGTTCGTTCGAGTCGGTGCGCGATTTCATCGCCTCTGCCAGTCTGACCACGCTGGTGGACCTTCCCTTTGTGCTGTTGTTCCTGGCGGTGCTGGCCTGGGTGTCTCCTTGGATGCTGATTCCGCCGGTGGTAGCCATTGTGGCGGTGCTGGCCGTGTCGTTTGTCGCACAGGCACGTATGGAGGCTATGACCATCAAGACCTTCCAGGCAGCCTCTCAGCGCAACGGCCTCTTGGTGGAGTCGCTGACCAACCTGGAAGCCGTGAAGACCTTGAACGCCCAGAGCAGTGTGCAGCGTCTGTGGGAAAGCTCCACGGAATATCTGGCCTTCATGGGCGGCAAGATCAAGCTCATCTCTTCGGCCACCGTCAACTTTGTGCAGACCATGCAGCAGATGGTGTCGGTGGCCGTGGTGGTGATCGGTGTCTATCTGGTGCAGGACGCGGCCCTGTCCATGGGCGGCATCATTGCGGCATCCATGATCGCGGGGCGCTGCCTGGCGCCGCTGGGCCAAGTGGCTGGGCTGATGATGCAGTACCAGAACGCCCGCACCTCGCTGAACTCCATCGACAACTATATGAAGATGCCGGTGGAGCGTACGCAGGACAAGGAATACGTCAGCCGGCCCAGTCTGGAAGGGGCAATCGAGTTTCGCAACGTCAGCTTTACCTACCCGGGTGGCAAGCACCCCGTGCTCAATAATCTGTCTTTCAAAGTGGCAGCGGGCGAGCGCGTCGGCATCATTGGCCGTATCGGATCGGGCAAGAGTACGCTGGAAAAATTGGTGTTGGGCCTGTACCAGCCGACCGAGGGCGCCGTGCTGGTGGATGGCGTGGATGTGCGCCAAATCGATCCTAGCGATCTGCGCCGCGCTATCGGCCATGTGCCTCAGGACCCTATGCTGTTCTATGGCAGCCTCAAGCAAAACCTGCTGATTGGCGCGCCCTATGCCAGTGAGGAAGACATGCTGCAGGCCGCACGCCTTGCAGGCGTCAATGAATTCGCCGACCAGCATCCAGATGGCTATGACATGCCCATCGGTGAGCGGGGTGAGTCACTTTCAGGTGGTCAGCGGCAATCCATTGCCGTAGCACGGGCCATGATCCATGACCCCGCTGTTCTGCTGCTGGATGAGCCCAGCAGCAATCTGGACAACCAAAGTGAAGCAATGCTTCGACGTCGCTTGGTGGACGCCGGAAGCGACAAGACCATGCTGCTGGTCACCCATCGCACGGCCTTGCTGGAGTTGGTGGAGCGTTTGATTGTGGTGGATGGCGGAAAAATCGTCGCCGACGGACCCAAGGAACAAGTGGTGCAGGCCCTCAAGCAAGGCCGCATTGGAAGTGTGGCAGGCCGCGCATGA